A single Cannabis sativa cultivar Pink pepper isolate KNU-18-1 chromosome 7, ASM2916894v1, whole genome shotgun sequence DNA region contains:
- the LOC115696483 gene encoding berberine bridge enzyme-like 8, with protein sequence MSNIITPQNSTFQSILLSRIHNKRYTTLQTPKPLAIIQPNRETQIKTIILCAKQHNLQLRIRSCGHDFESLSSVSTVPFIILDMLNFRSININYSDETAWVQAGASLGELYYKIGMTSPIHGFSAALCPGVCTGGHISGGGYGPMMRMHGLTIDNVLDARLMDVNGDVLDRKSMGEDVFWAIRGGGGASFGVIISWKIKLSRVPPKVTVFRVKRTEEQGSFEAIHRWQYVAPNLPKEIFIRAELDVVNKTIMVYFIGHYLGQAQDLVSLLEQRYPELDLKKKECFEMSWVESTVFWIDGHPAEKITSLDELLVAQNGAVDFYKVKSDYIKKPLTKQALKRLWKMTIKIGHVSIKWNPYGGRMSEISEWETPFPHRAGNLALVQYYVYWNEDGIDVTNYYMNLSRQLYKKMAPYVSTNPRETFLNYRDLEIGENPNNQTFLKKAIIYGTKYFKGNFDRLVKAKTFIDPGNFFRNEQSIPPLQTTNSV encoded by the coding sequence ATGTCAAACATTATCACTCCACAAAACTCAACATTCCAATCCATTTTACTCTCACGCATCCACAACAAAAGATATACCACACTCCAAACCCCTAAACCCCTTGCCATCATACAACCCAACCGCgagacccaaatcaaaaccaTAATATTATGCGCCAAACAGCACAATCTTCAGCTTAGGATTCGAAGTTGCGGTCATGACTTTGAGAGCCTCTCATCGGTCTCTACTGTCCCATTCATCATCCTCGATATGCTTAACTTTCGATCCATCAACATAAACTATAGTGATGAAACTGCTTGGGTTCAAGCTGGTGCCAGCCTTGGCGAGCTGTACTATAAGATAGGGATGACTAGTCCAATCCATGGGTTCTCAGCAGCGCTATGTCCTGGGGTTTGTACTGGTGGACACATTAGTGGCGGAGGATATGGACCAATGATGAGAATGCATGGACTCACAATTGATAATGTCTTAGATGCTCGACTAATGGATGTGAATGGTGACGTACTTGATAGGAAATCAATGGGAGAGGATGTATTTTGGGCAATTAGAGGAGGAGGTGGTGCAAGTTTTGGTGTTATCATTTCATGGAAGATCAAATTGAGTCGTGTCCCACCTAAAGTAACAGTTTTCAGAGTAAAAAGGACTGAAGAACAAGGCTCCTTTGAGGCTATCCATCGTTGGCAATATGTGGCTCCTAACTTGCCTAAGGAGATATTCATTAGAGCAGAGTTGGATGTGGTAAACAAAACCATTATGGTATATTTCATTGGGCATTACTTGGGCCAAGCTCAAGACCTTGTTTCTCTTCTAGAACAAAGATACCCTGAATTGGATTTGAAGAAAAAAGAGTGTTTCGAAATGAGTTGGGTGGAATCCACTGTTTTTTGGATCGATGGTCACCCTGCTGAAAAAATAACATCATTGGATGAGTTGCTTGTAGCCCAAAATGGAGCTGTTGACTTTTACAAGGTGAAGTCTGATTACATTAAAAAGCCTCTTACAAAGCAAGCATTGAAGAGATTATGGAAAATGACGATCAAGATTGGTCATGTTTCGATAAAATGGAATCCTTATGGTGGGAGAATGAGCGAGATTTCAGAATGGGAAACGCCTTTCCCTCATAGGGCTGGAAATTTGGCTTTAGTGCAATATTACGTATATTGGAATGAGGATGGAATTGATGTAACGAATTATTACATGAATCTTTCAAGACAATTGTACAAGAAGATGGCTCCCTATGTTTCAACCAATCCTAGAGAAACTTTCTTGAATTATCGAGATCTTGAAATTGGAGAAAATCCAAATAATCAGACGTTCTTAAAGAAAGCCATTATTTATGGAACAAAATATTTTAAGGGTAATTTTGATAGGTTGGTGAAAGCAAAAACATTTATAGATCCAGGcaatttttttagaaatgagCAAAGTATTCCGCCTCTTCAGACAACAAATTCAGTATAG
- the LOC115697895 gene encoding berberine bridge enzyme-like 8: MRNYSPNVMIFVFSLSLLCYCSMAFSVHQTQKSFLQCLSIYSPTSPLPISSVTFFPNDPSYPSVLNSYIRNLIFMLPTSPKPEFIVAPTHVSHIQAAIVCCKIHGLQVRIRSGGHDYDGLSYVSNDPFVIIDMFNLRNITVSTEDETAWVESGATIGELYYRIAEKSKIHGFPAGVCPTVGVGGHFSGGGYGNLMRKHGLTVDNIIDAVIVDVNGRILNRADMGEDLFWAIRGGGGASFGVIVSWKIKLVSVPEKVTVFRVVRTLEEGATDMVLQWQDVADQLLHEMFIRVVLMPVNKKTQKTVKAKFVALFLGNKEQIGILMEKKFPKLGLKPEDYIEMSWIESVLFWSNYPIGTSMNVLLERQPKSEKFLKKKSDYVQEPIQRDALEGLWKKMIELKKPALTFNPYGGKMSEISELETPFPHRAGNKYKIQYSVQWKEEDSETLDQNIDRIRKLYDHMTPYVSKSPRCSYLNYRDVDLGTNGVGYNANYSQASRWGTKYFKGNFDRLVQVKTEVDPGNFFKYEQSIPPLAAWTGKIAQ, from the coding sequence ATGAGGAACTACAGTCCAAATGTAATGATCTTCGTATTTTCCTTATCATTACTTTGTTATTGTTCAATGGCTTTTTCAGTTCATCAGACCCAAAAAAGCTTTCTTCAATGTCTTTCGATTTATTCTCCAACCTCTCCACTACCCATATCTTCAGTCACTTTCTTCCCAAACGATCCTTCATACCCATCAGTACTAAACTCGTACATAAGAAACCTTATATTCATGCTTCCCACTTCCCCAAAACCAGAGTTCATTGTTGCACCGACACATGTTTCTCACATTCAAGCAGCTATTGTTTGCTGCAAAATCCATGGCCTCCAGGTCCGAATTCGAAGCGGTGGCCATGATTACGACGGCCTTTCTTACGTCTCCAACGACCCTTTTGTCATAATCGATATGTTCAATCTTCGAAATATAACTGTAAGTACTGAAGATGAAACGGCTTGGGTTGAGTCAGGGGCTACAATTGGGGAACTTTACTACAGAATAGCGGAAAAGAGCAAAATCCATGGCTTCCCAGCTGGGGTTTGTCCCACTGTTGGAGTTGGAGGCCATTTTAGTGGAGGTGGCTATGGTAACTTGATGAGAAAACATGGATTAACAGTCGATAATATAATCGATGCTGTTATAGTTGATGTTAATGGTAGAATTTTAAACAGAGCAGACATGGGAGAAGATCTTTTCTGGGCTATTAGAGGTGGAGGTGGAGCTAGTTTTGGAGTGATTGTTTCATGGAAAATCAAGTTGGTTTCTGTGCCTGAAAAAGTAACTGTATTTAGAGTTGTAAGGACCTTGGAAGAAGGTGCTACAGACATGGTTCTGCAATGGCAAGATGTTGCAGATCAATTGCTCCATGAAATGTTCATTAGAGTGGTTTTGATGCCAGTAAACAAGAAAACCCAGAAGACAGTTAAAGCCAAATTTGTGGCCTTATTTCTTGGTAATAAAGAACAAATTGGTATTTTGATGGAGAAAAAGTTTCCCAAATTGGGTCTGAAGCCAGAAGACTACATCGAAATGAGTTGGATTGAATCGGTTCTCTTTTGGTCAAATTATCCAATTGGAACTTCCATGAATGTTTTACTTGAGAGGCAACCTAAGTCAGAGAAGTTTCTCAAGAAAAAATCAGATTATGTTCAAGAGCCAATTCAAAGAGATGCCCTTGAAGGGCTATGGAAAAAAATGATAGAATTGAAAAAACCAGCACTAACGTTCAATCCTTATGGTGGGAAAATGAGTGAAATATCTGAGCTTGAAACTCCATTTCCTCACAGAGCAGGAAACAAGTACAAAATCCAATACTCAGTCCAATGGAAAGAGGAAGATAGTGAGACTTTAGATCAAAATATTGATCGGATTAGAAAGCTTTATGACCATATGACACCTTATGTGTCAAAATCACCAAGGTGTTCTTATCTGAATTACAGAGATGTTGATTTAGGAACCAATGGAGTTGGATATAATGCAAATTATTCACAAGCTAGTAGATGGGGAACCAAGTATTTTAAAGGGAATTTCGATAGGTTAGTACAAGTTAAGACTGAGGTAGATCCGGGCAACTTTTTCAAGTATGAACAAAGTATTCCACCGTTAGCTGCTTGGACGGGTAAAATAGCTCAGTGA